From Amycolatopsis sp. cg9, one genomic window encodes:
- a CDS encoding amidohydrolase family protein, with translation MTKTALTGVRVFDGAGLTEPTTVVLDDAVLGADAAGAEVVDCAGATLLPGLIDAHVHLLTPDDLSALAAHGITTALDMACWPRERVDSFRGRVPDIRSAGLPAIGPCGNHAKMPGMPAEAILTAPGQAAEFVARRVAEGSDYLKVVIEGDLLDQATIDAVVAEGKAHGKRTVAHASSVDAFRRAVRAGADVVTHVPRDGVLDAETASRMAEQGQVAVPTLAMMAALTTKLGAEGYEAGRRSVAALHAAGVPILAGTDAFSAPMLPFPVVQGASLHEELGLLAGAGLSEVDVLRAATELPARHFGLPDRGAVREGLRADLVLVDGDPTRDITATAKVRRVWAAGEVVA, from the coding sequence ATGACCAAGACCGCTTTGACCGGTGTGCGCGTCTTCGACGGCGCCGGCCTGACCGAACCCACGACCGTCGTGCTCGACGACGCGGTGCTCGGGGCCGACGCGGCCGGCGCCGAGGTCGTCGACTGCGCGGGCGCCACCCTGCTGCCCGGCCTCATCGACGCCCACGTGCACCTGCTCACCCCGGACGACCTGAGCGCACTGGCCGCCCACGGGATCACCACGGCGCTCGACATGGCGTGCTGGCCCCGCGAGCGCGTCGACTCGTTCCGCGGCCGGGTGCCCGACATCCGCAGCGCGGGCCTGCCCGCCATCGGCCCGTGCGGAAACCACGCGAAGATGCCGGGCATGCCCGCGGAGGCGATCCTCACCGCGCCCGGGCAGGCCGCGGAGTTCGTCGCGCGCCGCGTCGCCGAGGGGTCCGACTACCTCAAGGTCGTCATCGAGGGAGACCTGCTCGACCAGGCGACCATCGACGCCGTGGTCGCCGAGGGCAAGGCGCACGGCAAGCGCACCGTCGCCCACGCTTCGTCCGTCGACGCCTTCCGCCGCGCCGTCCGGGCCGGCGCGGACGTCGTCACCCACGTCCCGCGCGACGGCGTCCTCGACGCGGAGACCGCGTCCCGGATGGCCGAGCAGGGCCAGGTCGCCGTGCCCACGCTGGCGATGATGGCGGCGCTGACGACCAAGCTCGGCGCCGAGGGCTACGAGGCCGGCCGCCGCTCGGTCGCGGCGCTGCACGCGGCCGGCGTGCCGATCCTCGCCGGCACGGACGCCTTTTCCGCGCCGATGCTGCCGTTCCCGGTCGTCCAGGGCGCGAGCCTGCACGAAGAGCTCGGCCTGCTGGCCGGCGCCGGACTGTCCGAAGTGGACGTCCTGCGCGCGGCGACCGAGCTGCCGGCCCGCCACTTCGGGCTGCCGGATCGCGGGGCCGTACGGGAAGGACTGCGGGCGGACCTGGTGCTCGTCGACGGCGACCCGACCCGGGACATCACGGCGACGGCGAAGGTCCGCCGCGTCTGGGCGGCCGGCGAGGTCGTCGCGTGA
- a CDS encoding GntR family transcriptional regulator: MAKRAGGESLAVSVYTRLRSAVLNGELAPGERLKPADLSSDFGVSLSVVREALGLLAAKDLVQVDRNRGFRVTPLSMQALTDLTEARAINEGSALRLSVQRGGVTWESEVLAAHHRLAGQAMLLPGPPLRRNEDWARAHLEFHHTLIKACGNAVLLDICTRLSDAAELYRAWSGPGGEQRHRDVAGEHQGLVDAALAHDADLAVARFEAHVNRTREILMETSFSVEPASWGPAAAGKDS; this comes from the coding sequence ATGGCGAAGAGAGCGGGTGGCGAGAGCCTGGCCGTGTCGGTGTACACCCGGCTGCGGTCGGCGGTCCTCAACGGCGAGCTGGCGCCGGGGGAGCGCCTGAAGCCCGCCGATCTGAGCAGCGACTTCGGGGTCAGCCTCAGCGTCGTGCGCGAAGCGCTGGGCCTGCTCGCGGCCAAGGACCTCGTGCAGGTCGACCGCAACCGCGGGTTCCGGGTCACGCCGCTGTCGATGCAGGCGCTCACGGACCTGACCGAGGCCAGGGCGATCAACGAAGGCTCGGCGCTGCGGCTGTCCGTGCAGCGCGGCGGCGTCACCTGGGAGTCGGAGGTGCTGGCCGCGCACCACCGGCTCGCCGGTCAGGCGATGCTCCTGCCCGGGCCGCCGCTGCGGCGCAACGAGGACTGGGCCCGCGCGCACCTGGAGTTCCACCACACGCTGATCAAGGCGTGCGGCAACGCGGTGCTGCTGGACATCTGCACCCGGCTGTCCGACGCCGCGGAGCTCTACCGCGCCTGGTCCGGCCCCGGCGGCGAGCAGCGGCACCGCGACGTCGCGGGTGAGCACCAGGGCCTGGTGGACGCGGCCTTGGCGCACGACGCCGACCTCGCGGTCGCCCGGTTCGAGGCGCACGTCAACCGCACGCGGGAGATCCTGATGGAGACCAGCTTCAGCGTCGAACCGGCCTCGTGGGGCCCGGCCGCCGCGGGGAAGGACTCATGA
- a CDS encoding fumarylacetoacetate hydrolase family protein — translation MRIANLAGRLVLLTGGGAVDVERASAQRFSADPHAVYARWDEFVAWAAGVPATGAEPFDEAGLRAPSPTPSQVFGVGLNYRDHAAESGLGLPDSPAVFTKFPSCLTGPHGGIALTGSTVDWEVELVAVIGREARHVPAERGWEHVAGLTAGQDLSDRTVQLAGPAPQFSLGKSAPGFGPTGPWLVTPDEFADRDDLELSSEVNGEPVQKGRTSDLVFPVAELVARLSAILPLRPGDLIFTGTPAGVGVARTPQRFLAAGDELVTTVEGIGSMRHRFTGPS, via the coding sequence ATGCGGATCGCCAACCTCGCCGGCCGGCTCGTCCTCCTCACCGGGGGCGGCGCCGTCGACGTCGAGCGCGCCAGTGCGCAGCGCTTCTCCGCCGACCCCCACGCCGTCTACGCCCGCTGGGACGAGTTCGTCGCCTGGGCGGCCGGCGTCCCGGCCACCGGCGCCGAACCGTTCGACGAGGCCGGGCTGCGGGCTCCGTCGCCGACGCCGTCCCAGGTCTTCGGCGTCGGGCTGAACTACCGCGACCACGCGGCCGAGTCCGGGCTCGGCCTGCCGGACTCCCCCGCCGTGTTCACCAAGTTCCCCAGCTGCCTGACCGGTCCCCACGGCGGGATCGCGCTCACCGGGTCCACTGTGGACTGGGAGGTCGAGCTCGTCGCCGTCATCGGCCGCGAGGCGCGGCACGTGCCCGCCGAGCGCGGCTGGGAGCACGTCGCCGGGCTGACCGCCGGCCAGGACCTCTCCGACCGGACCGTGCAGCTGGCCGGCCCGGCCCCGCAGTTCAGCCTCGGCAAGTCCGCGCCCGGGTTCGGGCCGACCGGGCCGTGGCTGGTCACGCCGGACGAGTTCGCCGACCGCGACGACCTGGAACTGAGCTCCGAGGTCAACGGCGAGCCCGTGCAGAAGGGCCGGACCAGCGACCTCGTCTTCCCGGTGGCCGAACTGGTCGCGCGGCTCTCGGCGATCCTGCCGCTGCGGCCGGGCGACCTGATCTTCACCGGCACCCCGGCCGGTGTCGGCGTGGCCCGCACCCCGCAGCGGTTCCTCGCCGCCGGGGACGAGCTGGTCACCACGGTCGAAGGCATCGGCTCGATGCGTCACCGGTTCACGGGACCGTCGTGA
- a CDS encoding flavin reductase family protein, whose amino-acid sequence MTTVDAARFRAVMAAVCAPVTVVTTTAAGGPRGATVSSFTSLSLDPPLVSVAFDRRSALLAEILDAGRFGVNLLGQGQDDLAVRFATRGADRFGGETAWFTDAGLPRLRDAAGWVACDLDRVVGAGDHLLLFGLVTALGRAELPPLVYAHRTFGTHSRYAERPRPLITDQIAACAR is encoded by the coding sequence GTGACCACGGTCGACGCGGCCCGGTTCCGCGCGGTGATGGCCGCGGTCTGCGCGCCGGTCACGGTCGTCACCACGACCGCAGCCGGCGGGCCGCGGGGCGCCACCGTCAGCTCGTTCACTTCGCTGTCCCTGGACCCGCCGCTGGTGAGCGTCGCCTTCGACCGCCGCTCGGCGCTGCTGGCCGAGATCCTCGACGCGGGCCGGTTCGGCGTGAACCTGCTCGGCCAGGGCCAGGACGACCTCGCCGTCCGGTTCGCCACCCGCGGCGCCGACCGCTTCGGCGGCGAGACCGCGTGGTTCACCGACGCCGGCCTGCCCCGGCTGCGCGACGCCGCCGGCTGGGTGGCCTGCGACCTGGACCGGGTCGTCGGGGCCGGCGACCACCTCCTGCTGTTCGGCCTGGTCACCGCGCTCGGCCGGGCCGAGCTGCCGCCGCTCGTCTACGCCCACCGCACGTTCGGCACCCACTCGCGCTACGCCGAGCGGCCCCGCCCGCTCATCACCGACCAGATCGCCGCCTGCGCCCGCTGA
- a CDS encoding acyl-CoA dehydrogenase family protein, translating into MTLATEQPAPTLDRLLARIAELQPLLEKNAAQGEADRRVVEESIAALTGAGAFKIAQPRRYGGYGLPVRAMLDVSAAVAEADGGTAWVVALSNVCAWLAGLFGRQAQDDIWGADPGAKVSGVLAPTAETTKVDGGWRVTGRWYYNSGSWHADWAGLGIPLTDERGEVVDQGLALLPRTDLGFEDTWFVAGMRSSGSNCLIADDVFVPAHRVMSVPPAIGGQYAVDAPEEDLFRAALVPVLTLVLAGPQLGLGRKALKLVKEKAGRKAVSYTSYATQADSVAFQLQLAEAAMRIDTAHLHAYRAADDIDAASAAGTYPGVEARARVRADTGWAVENITRAIDVLLSAHGAGSFADVNPLQRIWRDSAVAARHAIVLPAVNYEVYGKALLGRDDQITPLI; encoded by the coding sequence ATGACCCTCGCGACCGAACAGCCCGCGCCCACGCTCGACCGGCTCCTCGCCCGCATCGCCGAACTCCAGCCGCTGCTGGAGAAGAACGCCGCCCAGGGCGAGGCCGACCGGCGCGTCGTCGAAGAAAGCATCGCCGCGCTGACCGGCGCCGGCGCGTTCAAGATCGCCCAGCCCCGCCGCTACGGCGGGTACGGGCTCCCGGTCCGCGCGATGCTCGACGTCTCCGCCGCGGTCGCCGAGGCCGACGGCGGGACCGCCTGGGTGGTCGCGCTGAGCAACGTCTGCGCGTGGCTCGCCGGCCTGTTCGGCAGGCAGGCGCAAGACGACATCTGGGGCGCGGACCCCGGCGCGAAGGTGTCCGGCGTGCTCGCCCCGACCGCCGAGACGACCAAAGTGGACGGTGGTTGGCGCGTCACCGGGCGCTGGTACTACAACTCCGGCTCGTGGCACGCCGACTGGGCGGGGCTGGGCATCCCGCTGACCGACGAGCGCGGCGAGGTCGTCGACCAGGGCCTGGCCCTGCTCCCCCGCACCGACCTCGGCTTCGAGGACACCTGGTTCGTCGCCGGGATGCGTTCGTCGGGGTCCAACTGCCTGATCGCCGACGACGTCTTCGTGCCGGCGCACCGCGTCATGTCGGTGCCGCCCGCCATCGGCGGGCAGTACGCGGTCGACGCGCCCGAAGAGGACCTGTTCCGCGCCGCGCTCGTCCCCGTCCTGACGCTGGTGCTGGCCGGTCCGCAGCTCGGTCTCGGCCGCAAGGCGCTGAAGCTGGTGAAGGAGAAGGCCGGCCGCAAGGCGGTCTCGTACACGAGCTACGCGACGCAGGCCGACTCCGTCGCCTTCCAGCTGCAGCTCGCCGAAGCGGCGATGCGGATCGACACCGCCCACCTGCACGCCTACCGGGCGGCCGACGACATCGACGCGGCCTCGGCGGCGGGCACCTACCCCGGCGTCGAAGCCCGCGCCCGGGTGCGCGCGGACACCGGCTGGGCGGTCGAGAACATCACCCGCGCCATCGACGTCCTGCTTTCGGCGCACGGCGCGGGCAGCTTCGCCGACGTCAACCCGCTGCAGCGGATCTGGCGCGACTCGGCGGTCGCCGCCCGGCACGCGATCGTGCTGCCCGCGGTCAACTACGAGGTCTACGGCAAGGCGCTGCTCGGGCGCGACGACCAGATCACCCCGCTCATCTGA
- a CDS encoding VOC family protein: MSLHRLTKITIGVPDVDETAKYYTEFGLTPTESGFATADGGEQLELRQARQRRLLTLGIGADDPDDLGRIAASLARLDVESRVESGELYTKDPVTGLDVVVSVAPRLRQEPPEPAAYNQPGSIRRANTRAPGIDREPPVRPRKLGHVVFGSTDQAATQRFFTEGLGFKVSDEAPGLAAFMRCSTDHHNVLVQQAPVSFLHHTSWEVDDVDEVGRGATAMLQGHPERHTWGLGRHYIGSNFFWYLRDPAGNFSEYYSDIDCILEDQLWEPRVVAGEKSLYAWGPPPPPSFLAPEDLADLMTDAHDGA, translated from the coding sequence ATGAGCCTGCACCGCCTCACCAAGATCACCATCGGCGTCCCGGACGTCGACGAAACCGCCAAGTACTACACGGAATTCGGCCTGACGCCGACCGAGTCCGGGTTCGCCACCGCCGACGGCGGCGAACAGCTGGAACTGCGCCAGGCCCGGCAGCGCCGGCTGCTGACCCTGGGCATCGGCGCCGACGACCCGGACGACCTCGGCCGCATCGCCGCATCGCTGGCCCGCCTCGACGTCGAAAGCCGCGTCGAGAGCGGCGAACTGTACACAAAGGACCCGGTGACCGGGCTCGACGTCGTCGTGTCGGTCGCGCCTCGCCTGCGCCAGGAACCGCCGGAACCGGCGGCGTACAACCAGCCCGGCTCGATCCGGCGCGCGAACACCCGCGCCCCCGGCATCGACCGCGAGCCGCCGGTGCGGCCGCGCAAGCTCGGCCACGTCGTGTTCGGTTCGACCGACCAGGCCGCGACACAGCGGTTCTTCACCGAAGGCCTCGGGTTCAAGGTCAGCGACGAGGCCCCCGGCCTGGCCGCGTTCATGCGCTGCTCGACCGACCACCACAACGTGCTGGTGCAGCAGGCCCCGGTGAGCTTCCTGCACCACACGTCGTGGGAGGTCGACGACGTCGACGAGGTCGGCCGCGGCGCCACCGCGATGCTCCAGGGGCACCCCGAGCGCCACACGTGGGGCCTGGGCCGGCACTACATCGGCTCGAACTTCTTCTGGTACCTGCGCGACCCGGCCGGCAACTTCTCCGAGTACTACTCCGACATCGACTGCATCCTCGAAGACCAGCTGTGGGAACCCCGCGTCGTCGCCGGCGAGAAGAGCCTCTACGCGTGGGGCCCGCCACCCCCACCGTCATTCCTCGCACCGGAGGACCTGGCAGACCTGATGACCGACGCCCACGACGGCGCGTGA
- a CDS encoding DUF6218 family protein: MTDLTMVEPFEKLEALRAPGSAVLCVGTGDHEAEVLAAWHVSPGGDPTGAWLVPVAEAFTAPDAARRLLSLVERRAIAAVHPEDVQDWLKRLSAAADSGIEDGWWLPQLFSPVEAFREAAQRRQRYDRTVEAARQESKTITPLEWTHDIPLDPEIEDFASLQRVARISPAPGTPVVSEALSIARTLRWLVSVWAETEQVKGRRRYVQAEHGDAEPLPPRWLAAVQAAGANRLPL, translated from the coding sequence GTGACGGACCTGACCATGGTGGAACCATTCGAAAAGCTCGAGGCACTGCGGGCGCCGGGAAGCGCCGTGCTCTGCGTGGGCACCGGTGACCACGAGGCCGAGGTTCTGGCGGCCTGGCACGTGAGCCCCGGTGGCGACCCCACCGGGGCTTGGCTCGTTCCCGTGGCCGAAGCGTTCACCGCACCGGATGCGGCACGGCGTCTCCTGAGCCTCGTCGAGCGGCGTGCGATCGCCGCCGTCCACCCGGAGGATGTGCAGGACTGGCTCAAGCGGCTGTCCGCCGCGGCGGACTCCGGCATCGAGGACGGCTGGTGGCTGCCGCAGCTGTTTTCGCCGGTGGAAGCATTCCGCGAAGCCGCGCAGCGAAGGCAGCGGTACGACCGCACGGTCGAGGCCGCGCGCCAGGAAAGCAAGACGATCACCCCGCTGGAGTGGACGCACGACATCCCCCTCGACCCCGAGATCGAGGACTTCGCTTCGCTGCAGCGAGTCGCCCGCATTTCGCCCGCACCCGGGACGCCCGTGGTGTCCGAAGCCCTGTCGATCGCGCGCACGCTGAGGTGGCTGGTGTCGGTCTGGGCGGAAACCGAGCAGGTGAAGGGCCGGCGCCGGTACGTCCAGGCCGAACACGGAGACGCCGAACCGCTGCCGCCCCGGTGGCTGGCCGCGGTGCAGGCCGCCGGCGCCAACCGGCTGCCGCTGTGA
- a CDS encoding exonuclease domain-containing protein yields the protein MKPVHGYAVIDTETTGIRTGRHHRIAEIAVVHVDPHGRITDEWVTLVNPDRDLGPQAIHGIRAADARRAPRFGDLAGELVQRLSGRVVVAHNWAFDAMHLRAEFGRLGIGTPFETDAGLCTMRAAGRARLGSGRSLVDCCAAARLPERSWHTALDDARGAGDLLGFLLRSAPNAVAVTETHLRAANWAWPRLARSTVRTVQRTAVGHVEPHFLARLVERMPRDGEPVVDAYFAMLDDALLDRQISATEGDALVGLAHDLGLHKNEVVALHLSYLRDLAREAWADQVVTDDERKDLLTVATLLALDSGIVETILDEERDAGQAPVPGHDRKVGGLVLRPGDKVVLTGDMRRGRTEIVADAAAAGIRVTTAVSEQTRVLAAADPDSLSGKAKRARECGVPVVSEAAFLQALARLGR from the coding sequence GTGAAGCCCGTGCACGGCTACGCCGTCATCGACACCGAGACCACCGGGATCCGCACCGGCCGGCACCACCGCATCGCGGAGATCGCGGTCGTCCACGTGGACCCGCACGGGCGGATCACCGACGAGTGGGTGACGCTGGTCAACCCCGATCGCGACCTGGGTCCCCAGGCCATCCACGGCATCCGGGCCGCCGACGCACGCCGGGCGCCCCGGTTCGGGGACCTCGCCGGGGAACTCGTCCAGCGCCTGAGCGGGCGCGTGGTGGTCGCGCACAACTGGGCGTTCGACGCGATGCACCTGCGTGCGGAATTCGGCCGCCTGGGCATCGGCACACCGTTCGAGACCGACGCCGGGCTCTGCACCATGCGCGCGGCAGGCCGGGCGCGCCTGGGTTCCGGGCGGTCCTTGGTGGACTGCTGCGCGGCCGCCAGGCTGCCCGAACGCTCGTGGCACACCGCCCTCGACGACGCACGAGGAGCCGGTGACCTGCTCGGGTTCCTCCTGCGGTCCGCGCCGAACGCGGTCGCCGTGACCGAGACCCACCTGCGTGCGGCGAACTGGGCCTGGCCCCGGCTCGCCCGAAGCACGGTTCGCACTGTTCAGCGCACGGCGGTCGGGCACGTCGAGCCGCACTTCCTCGCCAGGCTCGTCGAACGGATGCCGCGAGACGGCGAACCGGTGGTCGACGCGTACTTCGCGATGCTCGACGACGCCTTGCTCGACCGGCAGATCTCGGCGACCGAGGGTGACGCGCTCGTCGGCCTCGCCCACGACCTCGGCCTGCACAAGAACGAGGTCGTGGCTCTGCACCTGAGCTACCTGCGGGACTTGGCCCGCGAGGCCTGGGCGGACCAGGTGGTCACCGACGACGAGCGGAAGGACCTGCTCACGGTCGCCACGCTGCTGGCACTCGATTCCGGGATCGTCGAAACGATCCTCGACGAGGAACGCGACGCCGGGCAGGCACCGGTGCCGGGCCACGACCGGAAGGTGGGCGGACTCGTCCTGCGGCCGGGTGACAAGGTGGTGCTCACCGGGGACATGCGCCGGGGACGCACGGAGATCGTGGCCGACGCCGCCGCGGCCGGGATCCGCGTCACCACCGCGGTCAGCGAGCAGACGCGGGTACTCGCCGCGGCCGACCCCGACTCCCTGTCGGGCAAGGCCAAGCGAGCGCGTGAATGCGGTGTCCCGGTGGTCTCCGAAGCCGCCTTCCTCCAGGCACTCGCCAGGCTCGGGCGATGA
- a CDS encoding aldehyde dehydrogenase, whose amino-acid sequence MDLVYESLYIGGKWVAPASARTIEVVSASTEEVIGRVPEAVEADIDAAVAAARTAFDDPVGWSSWEPAERAAVMERLAVALDARAGETARRVSSQNGLPISIANAVEGGFPQLILRYYAGLIRTAVLDEPRDGLLGGKVRVRRTPVGVVGAIVPWNLPMTLAAFKLGPALAAGCTLVLKPSPGTVLDAQLFAEAVDEAGFPPGVLNIVQSGREGGAHLVSHPGVDKVAFTGSTAAGRQIAETCGRLLRPVTLELGGKSAAIVLDDADLTANPQDLFLSTLVNNGQTCHLTTRILAPASRYDEIVETFTGFAASLAVGDALDPATQIGPLASAAQRERVEGYIAKGLAEGARLTTGGGRPAGQSRGWFVEPTVFADVDNHSTIAREEIFGPVLSIIKYETDEEAIAIANDSPYGLGGTVWTTDPARGQAVASRIRTGTIGINTYTVDPAAPFGGVKDSGLGRELGPEGLTAYQALQTVHLPR is encoded by the coding sequence GTGGACCTGGTCTACGAATCCCTGTACATCGGCGGCAAGTGGGTCGCGCCGGCTTCGGCCCGGACCATCGAGGTCGTCTCGGCCAGCACCGAAGAGGTCATCGGGCGGGTGCCCGAAGCGGTCGAGGCCGACATCGACGCCGCGGTGGCGGCCGCCCGGACCGCGTTCGACGACCCCGTCGGCTGGAGCTCCTGGGAGCCGGCCGAGCGCGCGGCGGTGATGGAGCGGCTGGCGGTCGCGCTCGACGCGCGCGCCGGGGAGACGGCGCGGCGGGTCAGCAGCCAGAACGGCCTGCCGATCTCGATCGCCAACGCAGTCGAGGGCGGGTTCCCGCAGCTGATCCTGCGCTACTACGCGGGCCTGATCCGGACCGCCGTGCTCGACGAGCCGCGGGACGGCCTGCTCGGCGGCAAGGTCCGCGTGCGGCGGACGCCGGTCGGCGTGGTCGGCGCGATCGTGCCGTGGAACCTGCCGATGACGCTGGCCGCGTTCAAGCTCGGCCCGGCGCTGGCGGCCGGGTGCACGCTGGTCCTCAAGCCGAGCCCGGGCACGGTGCTGGACGCGCAGCTGTTCGCCGAGGCGGTCGACGAGGCCGGGTTCCCGCCCGGCGTGCTCAACATCGTGCAGAGCGGCCGCGAGGGCGGCGCCCACCTGGTGTCCCACCCGGGGGTGGACAAGGTCGCGTTCACCGGCTCGACGGCCGCCGGACGGCAGATCGCCGAGACGTGCGGCCGGCTGCTGCGCCCGGTCACGCTCGAGCTGGGCGGCAAGTCCGCGGCGATCGTGCTGGACGACGCCGACCTGACCGCGAACCCGCAGGACCTGTTCCTGTCGACGCTGGTCAACAACGGCCAGACCTGCCACCTCACCACCCGCATCCTCGCCCCGGCGAGCCGCTACGACGAGATCGTCGAGACGTTCACCGGCTTCGCGGCGAGCCTCGCCGTCGGCGACGCCCTCGACCCGGCGACCCAGATCGGCCCACTGGCCTCGGCGGCCCAGCGCGAGCGCGTCGAGGGCTACATCGCGAAGGGCCTGGCGGAGGGCGCCCGCCTGACCACCGGCGGCGGCCGCCCGGCCGGCCAGTCCCGCGGGTGGTTCGTCGAGCCCACGGTGTTCGCCGACGTCGACAACCACTCGACGATCGCCCGCGAAGAGATCTTCGGCCCGGTCCTGTCGATCATCAAGTACGAGACCGACGAAGAGGCGATCGCCATCGCCAACGACTCCCCGTACGGCCTGGGCGGCACGGTCTGGACCACCGACCCGGCCCGCGGCCAAGCGGTCGCGAGCCGGATCCGCACGGGAACGATCGGCATCAACACGTACACGGTCGACCCGGCCGCCCCGTTCGGCGGGGTGAAGGACTCGGGCCTCGGCCGCGAGCTGGGCCCGGAGGGGCTGACGGCGTACCAGGCACTGCAGACGGTGCACCTGCCCCGCTGA